A stretch of DNA from Coccidioides posadasii str. Silveira chromosome 4, complete sequence:
aaaaaaaaaatgtggCTCGCATACCCCACTCCTTGCTCATGCGCCTATCCCGCAGCGGCGACTTTGATTCAGACGTAGACAAAGGGTCAGAACGCCGAGCATCACCTTGAGTAGGAGATTCGGCCTCGATAACGCCAGAATCCGTGGAAGGAGAGCGTCCAGTGAAAGGATCTCTTAGCTGGGGCGACTCGTGAGTTTGCATGTTTGAGCCTCGCTGATCGTGCATATGCTCTGCTCCAGCTGGCATAATATTTCTGCATTAGCATT
This window harbors:
- a CDS encoding uncharacterized protein (EggNog:ENOG410PZWB~BUSCO:16163at33183), translated to MPAGAEHMHDQRGSNMQTHESPQLRDPFTGRSPSTDSGVIEAESPTQGDARRSDPLSTSESKSPLRDRRMSKEWDAAKVPPSRFQKPEGSIFSTSSSRDSHITRRDRDASYHAKLKEKACNNHPSIPSS